A region from the Methanobacterium sp. genome encodes:
- a CDS encoding transcription elongation factor NusA: protein MVLPVCDVCLKSGMLCQGCENKLKSGEITQLDLDIAKLLYKLGDGKIGFKKTIEIGDVVIIVTEKENVGKLIGKSGKIVRAISKKVGKKVRVIGEGSDFKEIARDIVAPARISGINIVYGRDGEEKYKIRVMREDARRLPARLDVLNDIMDQLSSEKTVIVIDDL from the coding sequence ATGGTATTGCCAGTATGCGATGTCTGTTTAAAGAGCGGAATGTTATGTCAGGGGTGTGAGAACAAATTAAAAAGTGGTGAGATCACCCAGCTGGATTTAGACATTGCAAAATTACTTTACAAACTTGGCGACGGGAAGATAGGCTTCAAAAAGACAATAGAAATTGGAGATGTCGTCATAATAGTAACAGAAAAGGAGAATGTGGGGAAACTCATAGGAAAAAGCGGGAAAATTGTAAGGGCAATATCAAAAAAAGTTGGAAAGAAAGTAAGAGTTATAGGCGAAGGTTCTGACTTTAAAGAGATTGCAAGGGATATTGTAGCCCCTGCAAGAATTTCAGGGATTAACATAGTCTATGGTAGAGACGGTGAGGAAAAATACAAGATAAGAGTAATGCGGGAAGACGCAAGAAGACTTCCAGCAAGATTAGATGTTTTAAACGATATTATGGATCAACTGTCCTCTGAAAAAACCGTTATTGTTATTGACGACCTCTAA